The proteins below come from a single Mucilaginibacter mali genomic window:
- a CDS encoding T9SS type A sorting domain-containing protein, with amino-acid sequence MKKRLLRFISPLILLIGFLSTASAQTATFANLDGGITPNSISNGQTQIVLYGFSATVSGGSITFNKFYVPCNNNTFSTYLTNATLFRSPTSTFSAAAPGTPIGNATITSSVVTIDNISETVSGTNYYFLVVDQLAGGYTQPYFNNTNPIAVDANGTTYNSGFSKYRDFNLNASTPYPLTVTPVLTTGGGLTASTTVITSGTNTLPLFEIAIKNNSSSSYTFSDLIFGSNQTNLGQFFNKFYLYVNTSNALPGSASANTTSSSGTVTFSGLSQTLAAGATKYYYLVADCSVTGSLPVNVQFNMLNNVTSIKSSSPSVANYDDFTVYGNTYNINYTNISVSSQQNGITNATLTAHQTDIVLFGFGVTSSGAVTLSGFNINSSGPASTYFSNAKLYRNGSGTYPNSPVQVGTVSFSGNFAVVTGLTETFTAGQTKYYFLVADNVGGGTSATIAFNFTSGQSSNAITQSAPAASTYNTYAITGNTFTIPSPAVYTVSANSPTANGISSGALYYGRKDIVVFGYGVEAYGAALTFNSSSIITSGGPSSYFSNIRVYRSTSPVFPGGTATYTSTNISDCNCGYYRFSGFTETVPANTTYYYFIVVDYTNSGGSAPKTLQFSFSTSQGNSDSQVLRSSPYTLYNPSSFSGPAFSVVNTEEWKGTVSGDLNNASNYVAKGSSSGGFIPTSTTIVRVGGVSYTNAPNINADLTIGGLAIENNATVALTATATLGSTLTLNNGLTIGTGATLNFSASGVSGNITLANGAVSYIETTGRLNLSGSNVTVDNSANTTGSFTLNSSASGTGSIGAITYPSVVKGTFVVERYFTGGALSNRGWRLMSSPVNNSGTNPLTTLNSGLTSSATYNFSSLKTNLLITGTGGSGAGFDQPSGYTANGATILFYTPTGASSGTFTSPSAPTSTAAVGSGFYFYFRGDNTTNKIYKVVKSGNYATPESNVVGLQSGTINQQAFTVNLINGYNLVGNPYPSTISLASLTLTGGATAFAYTYTSGGTSVTSTPIASALIASGQGFFIRSTNTGTVKFTEALKSTSQLTGSNLLLGTPSTTAEGNIKLQMVQDSANYDFAQLRYLDTYDKNYNETEDADDFNGSGQVVFFGAMTADNHLVAIASQPLDKKLTSVYLSVNDNSSGKFKINKVDLSNIPDKFDVFLMDHFKKDSIDLRKDSTYAFTMDKTNPATYGNARMEVVIRTKVLPPYQLLTFTGKRNSNNNVLSWTSKNEYTYTYFELQRSFDNKTFEGVNNAYSTGNGSYTFTDQSNQPLIYYRLKQTDINDNVTYSTVIILKSENSNIFSVYPNPTDNTLHFALNQDVKTSVTLRVYNSLGTLMKIKTYTSNSGDQDVSTLTPGSYMAELVDDYTKKLISSAKFIKL; translated from the coding sequence GTGAAGAAACGTTTACTCAGGTTCATTTCTCCCCTCATACTTCTCATCGGCTTTTTGTCGACCGCTTCAGCCCAAACAGCTACGTTTGCAAATTTAGATGGCGGCATTACCCCAAATAGTATAAGCAATGGCCAAACGCAGATCGTTCTTTATGGCTTTAGTGCAACCGTAAGCGGTGGTTCCATTACGTTTAACAAGTTTTATGTACCTTGTAACAACAATACTTTCAGTACTTATTTAACCAATGCTACCCTATTCAGGAGCCCTACCAGTACTTTTAGCGCTGCTGCCCCCGGTACGCCAATAGGTAATGCAACCATTACATCAAGCGTTGTTACTATCGATAATATTTCGGAAACTGTCAGCGGCACTAACTATTATTTCCTGGTAGTTGACCAATTGGCTGGTGGTTACACACAACCATATTTTAATAACACCAACCCAATTGCGGTTGACGCAAACGGAACAACCTATAATTCGGGTTTTAGCAAATACCGGGATTTTAACTTAAATGCCAGCACGCCGTATCCACTTACTGTTACGCCTGTACTTACCACAGGTGGTGGGTTAACGGCATCTACCACCGTTATTACATCGGGCACCAACACCCTTCCGCTGTTCGAGATCGCTATAAAAAACAACTCAAGCAGCAGCTATACTTTCAGCGATTTGATTTTTGGCAGCAACCAAACCAACCTGGGCCAGTTTTTTAACAAGTTTTACCTTTACGTAAATACCTCAAACGCGCTGCCGGGATCTGCAAGTGCTAACACAACAAGCAGCAGCGGCACGGTAACATTTAGTGGTTTAAGCCAAACGCTGGCAGCAGGTGCAACCAAATACTATTATTTAGTTGCAGATTGTTCGGTTACAGGAAGCTTGCCGGTAAACGTTCAGTTTAATATGCTGAATAACGTTACCAGTATAAAATCAAGTTCGCCCAGTGTAGCCAACTACGATGATTTTACCGTTTATGGCAATACTTACAACATCAACTATACCAACATCTCTGTTTCATCGCAACAGAACGGTATAACAAACGCCACGCTAACCGCGCATCAAACCGATATCGTTCTGTTTGGTTTCGGCGTTACGTCAAGTGGTGCTGTTACCTTATCGGGTTTCAACATCAATAGCAGCGGCCCGGCATCCACATACTTTAGTAATGCCAAACTTTACCGCAACGGCAGTGGTACTTATCCCAACTCGCCTGTACAGGTGGGCACCGTTTCATTTTCAGGAAATTTCGCGGTAGTTACCGGCCTGACGGAAACGTTCACCGCCGGGCAAACCAAGTACTATTTCCTTGTGGCCGATAACGTCGGGGGCGGTACATCCGCAACTATCGCATTCAATTTCACCAGCGGGCAATCCAGCAATGCCATTACCCAAAGTGCACCCGCGGCATCTACTTATAACACCTATGCTATAACGGGTAATACGTTTACCATACCATCGCCGGCTGTTTATACGGTTAGCGCCAACAGCCCTACAGCCAATGGTATATCATCGGGCGCACTATATTACGGGCGTAAAGATATTGTGGTATTTGGCTACGGTGTGGAAGCTTATGGCGCGGCGCTGACGTTCAATTCAAGCAGTATCATAACTTCGGGCGGGCCAAGCAGCTATTTTTCAAACATCAGGGTATATCGCTCTACCTCACCCGTTTTCCCGGGTGGCACTGCAACCTATACCTCAACTAATATATCCGATTGTAATTGCGGTTATTATCGGTTTTCAGGTTTTACAGAAACTGTACCGGCCAACACCACTTATTATTATTTTATAGTAGTCGATTATACCAACTCGGGGGGTAGTGCTCCTAAAACACTGCAATTCAGCTTTTCAACCAGCCAGGGCAACTCTGATAGCCAGGTGCTTAGGAGCAGCCCGTATACATTGTATAACCCAAGCAGTTTCTCTGGTCCGGCATTCAGCGTGGTTAATACCGAAGAATGGAAAGGCACTGTAAGCGGCGATCTAAACAACGCTTCAAATTATGTAGCTAAAGGTAGTTCAAGCGGTGGTTTTATACCTACCAGTACTACTATAGTACGTGTGGGCGGCGTATCGTATACCAATGCGCCAAACATTAATGCCGATTTAACCATTGGCGGCCTCGCTATAGAAAATAATGCCACCGTAGCGTTAACCGCTACAGCTACACTTGGCTCAACCTTAACGCTTAACAATGGTTTAACCATAGGCACAGGCGCGACTTTAAACTTCAGCGCAAGCGGGGTTAGCGGAAATATCACGCTTGCTAATGGCGCTGTTTCCTATATCGAAACTACCGGTCGCTTAAATTTAAGCGGCTCCAATGTCACCGTTGATAATTCGGCCAATACAACCGGTAGCTTTACGTTAAACTCAAGCGCAAGCGGTACGGGCTCTATCGGGGCAATTACCTATCCATCTGTAGTAAAGGGTACTTTTGTGGTGGAGCGATATTTTACAGGTGGCGCTTTATCTAATCGGGGCTGGCGCTTAATGAGTTCGCCGGTAAACAATTCGGGCACTAACCCGCTAACAACGCTCAATTCGGGATTAACAAGTTCTGCCACTTATAATTTTTCGAGTTTAAAAACCAATCTCCTGATCACGGGTACAGGCGGAAGCGGGGCAGGCTTTGACCAGCCCTCGGGCTATACCGCAAATGGGGCTACAATATTGTTCTATACCCCAACCGGTGCAAGTTCAGGCACATTTACATCGCCTTCGGCACCAACATCAACAGCTGCTGTAGGTTCGGGCTTTTACTTCTATTTCAGGGGAGATAATACCACCAACAAGATCTATAAAGTAGTTAAATCAGGCAATTACGCCACTCCCGAGTCGAACGTTGTGGGCCTGCAGTCGGGTACCATAAATCAACAGGCATTTACCGTTAACTTAATTAACGGGTATAATTTAGTGGGAAACCCTTACCCTTCTACCATTAGCCTGGCTTCTTTAACATTAACTGGCGGCGCTACGGCCTTCGCTTATACTTATACAAGCGGCGGTACCAGTGTAACAAGCACGCCCATAGCTTCGGCACTAATAGCAAGCGGACAGGGTTTCTTTATCCGGTCGACCAATACGGGCACCGTTAAATTTACCGAAGCCCTAAAAAGCACTTCACAGCTTACCGGCAGCAACTTATTATTAGGCACACCATCAACTACCGCCGAAGGTAATATTAAACTGCAAATGGTTCAGGATAGCGCTAATTACGATTTTGCCCAACTGCGTTATTTGGATACCTATGATAAAAATTATAACGAGACTGAAGATGCAGACGATTTTAACGGCAGCGGGCAGGTAGTATTTTTTGGCGCCATGACTGCCGATAATCACCTGGTAGCTATAGCTTCGCAACCGTTGGATAAAAAACTGACCTCGGTTTACCTAAGCGTGAACGATAATTCAAGCGGGAAATTCAAGATCAATAAGGTCGACCTTTCTAACATACCCGATAAATTTGATGTTTTTCTGATGGACCATTTCAAAAAGGACTCCATCGACTTACGTAAAGACAGCACCTATGCATTCACCATGGATAAGACCAACCCTGCTACCTATGGTAACGCGCGCATGGAGGTTGTTATACGTACCAAAGTACTGCCGCCATACCAACTACTTACCTTTACCGGCAAGCGCAACAGTAACAATAATGTATTAAGCTGGACCTCTAAAAACGAATACACTTATACTTATTTTGAACTGCAACGCAGCTTTGATAATAAAACTTTCGAAGGTGTAAATAACGCGTACTCTACCGGCAATGGCAGTTATACGTTTACCGATCAGTCAAACCAACCACTGATCTATTACCGCCTGAAACAAACCGATATTAACGATAATGTAACTTACTCTACCGTCATTATCTTAAAATCTGAGAACAGCAACATATTCAGCGTGTATCCTAACCCTACCGATAATACCCTGCACTTTGCATTAAACCAGGATGTTAAAACATCGGTTACCTTACGTGTTTATAACTCGCTGGGGACATTGATGAAGATAAAAACCTATACCAGCAATAGCGGCGACCAGGACGTTTCTACCCTTACACCGGGCAGCTATATGGCCGAGTTGGTAGACGATTACACGAAAAAATTAATTTCATCTGCTAAATTTATTAAGCTTTAG